The sequence below is a genomic window from Dethiosulfovibrio peptidovorans.
GAGACATCTTCTTACCTTCCAGCATATCCATAAAGTGAGCTATTTTGGGAAACACCCCGCCGTTGTAGCTGCACCCTACCAAGATCAGGCCCCGACACCTCCAAGCCTCCTGGATGAGACTTGATAGGTCTGCCGTAGCCGAATCCATCACGGTCACGTCGGTCACGCCCTCGTCATGGATGCCCCGAGCTGCCGCCTCGGCCAGACGAGCGGTATTTCCGTACATGGAGCCATATACAACTAAAACTGCTCGATCGGTATCTTGCCTAGCCATCGAGCGATACAGTTCAACAATATATCCTGGATCTTTTCGGTACAGGGGGCCGTGAGCAGGACAAATCATTCCCAGATCTAAACCATCAACTTTAGCCAAAGCTCTCTCGACAAAAGTGGAGTATTTTCCTACAATATTGGAGTAGTACCGATACGTTTCGCCTCTGTAATCCTCCAGGTCGATTTGGTCATCAAAGAGCCCACCATCCAGGGCTCCGAAGCTCCCAAAGGCATCACAAGAATAGAGAGCTTTGGAGACTGTATCGTAGGTTACCATGGTTTCAGGCCAGTGAACCATGGGGATCAGGGAGAAGGTCAGACTGTGGTTGCCCAACTCCAACACGTCTCCATCAGCCACCTCCAGAGATTGCGGCAGTGAGCCATAAAACTGACTCACATACTTAAGGGTTTTCCTGTTGCCTACGATGGTGATCTCTGGGAAAGCCTGAAGCATGGTCTCAATAGCTCCTGAGTGATCGGGTTCAACGTGATTGATAATCATGTAGTCCACAGATCGATCAGTACCTATGATCCCCTTGATTTTAGCGATGTATTGATAGTAAAAATCGGCCTTAACCCCGTCGATCACTGCCACCTTGTTATCGTCAATCATGTAAGAATTATAGGAAACCCCTCTGGAAAGAGGCCACAAAGCCTCAAAGAAACCGGTGGTCCTGTCGTTGATGCCTATCCACCAGGTCTTATCAGCGATCTGAATTGGTCTGTTCATGTATATACCACCTCTCATCAAATTACTCTGCTGAATATAGTAGCACAGTCATTCGAACTTCGTTTATAAACGAACAATAGCGGGAGAACTTCTCTCGCTATTGTTAAATAAAAAATAATTTAAAAAGTAAAAAAATTTATAATAAATTTTCTGTGTACCCTGATTATCCATAGGGACCCTCTAAAAACTCAGAACCCCACCTCAGATCGTTTCGACGGAGCCCATTCGAGGTTCGTATTTTTGACCTGCCGTCGTGACGGTATCGACTGGGATAAGGCGGATATCGTCCCAGTCGAGAGGACACAGGAGGTGCCCTTCGAGGCGACGGTACGAAGCAGGCAGGTCAAAGAATACGTTTAGGCGAGACAGGGCTTTGGCGGAACGACCTGAGACTGGGAGACTCGGATGTAGATGTTTAGAGGCCCCCATATATTTTTTAAAGGGGGTGACTCCATGGAGAAAACCATCAAACGTGTTCTGGTTGTACTCGTCATATATCTGTCGATATCGGTAGTATATCTCTCTCTTTACGGTATCCACATCCGGAAAAACTTCGGTGGGGTTGCCCTTCGAGGCTGCAGGTACTTCCATAAGGAGAAAACTTTAGAAAAATATTTTAAAAATATAAAAAATAATATTAATAAAAATAACTTTTTATTACATTGCAAATATATAATCAAACAATCAATAAATAAAATCGGTCATCTGACAGCTTATATTCTTAAACAAAACGACGCGACCCCGCTTCATGTAGCCTTTAAAGAATCAGCTGCATTTTTACGATACAGTCATCTCTACGCTGTCCCTCTGGATCTGCTCATTGCCGTTGCCAACACAGAGAGTCATTTTAACCCCTTGGCTAAG
It includes:
- a CDS encoding FprA family A-type flavoprotein, which gives rise to MNRPIQIADKTWWIGINDRTTGFFEALWPLSRGVSYNSYMIDDNKVAVIDGVKADFYYQYIAKIKGIIGTDRSVDYMIINHVEPDHSGAIETMLQAFPEITIVGNRKTLKYVSQFYGSLPQSLEVADGDVLELGNHSLTFSLIPMVHWPETMVTYDTVSKALYSCDAFGSFGALDGGLFDDQIDLEDYRGETYRYYSNIVGKYSTFVERALAKVDGLDLGMICPAHGPLYRKDPGYIVELYRSMARQDTDRAVLVVYGSMYGNTARLAEAAARGIHDEGVTDVTVMDSATADLSSLIQEAWRCRGLILVGCSYNGGVFPKIAHFMDMLEGKKMSRRFVGICGSYTWSKGAAMKPLRLFAEQAGWTKVEPEVEIVSRPTEQDLDMAVELGRNVADAVIGVDD